In the genome of Diaphorobacter sp. HDW4A, the window GCGAAACGCGGATGCTCGGCAATGCGAAAACGCCTGCCCAGAGCGTCGGGCACCAGCCCGTCAATCGCGAGCGGACGCAGCCACTCGCCATCCTCCAGTTTCAGCAGCGCGGCGGCATCAGCGGGAAGCACGGTCCGCAACGCCGCCAGCAGCCGACGCAGCCGCTCGCGCTCAGGCAGCTCCTGCGCCAGATCGGCGACCAGCGGAATGAGGGCATGCAGCGTGGCGGAGATAGTCAATTTGACTCCATGTGCCGTCAAAAAGACGCAAATTGATGAAAGTCATATTGACTCATATTTCAGCAAACCTTTGTCAGGCAATGGATTTTCAACTGGCATGCCGATTGCAAAGAAGTGAGCAGACACCTTTTCAAAGCCATACACAAGGAGCTTTTTCACCGATGCTGACCGAACAACAGAAAAACATCGTCCGTTCCACCGTCCCGCTGTTGGAGACCGGCGGCGAGGCGCTCACCACGCACTTTTACCAAATCATGCTTGCCGAACACGCCGAGGTGCGCCCGCTGTTCAACTCCGCTCACCAGCAAAGCGGCGCGCAGCCGCGGGCGCTCGCGCACAGCGTGCTCATGTACGCCAAGCACATCGACCGCCTCGAGGCACTCGGCAACCTGCCTGCGCAGATCATCAACAAGCATGTGGCGCTGCAAGTGCAGCCGGAACACTACCCCATCGTCGGCAGTTGCCTGCTGCGCGCGATCCGCGAGGTGCTGGGCGCAGACATTGCCACCGACGAAGTGCTGACTGCATGGGGCGCCGCCTACCAGCAACTGGCCGACATCCTGATTGGCGCGGAAGCCCAAGCCTACGACCGCAATGCCGGCGTCGACGGTGGCTGGCGCGGCGCGCGTGCCTTCATCGTGCGCAAGAAGGTGCAGGAGAGCAGCGAGATCACGTCGCTGCACCTCGTGCCCGCCGATGGCGGCAACGTCATGGCGCACGAGCCTGGTCAATACATCGGCCTGCGTTTGGTCATCGATGGCGCAGAACAGCGCCGCAACTATTCACTCTCCGCACCGAGCAATGGTGAGAGCCTGCGCATCAGCGTGAAGCGCGAAAGCGGCGGCAAGGCATCCAACCATCTGCACGACACCGTCAAGGAAGGCGACACGCTACAGGTGTTCCCTCCGGCAGGCAACTTCACGCTCAAGGAGACCGACCGCCCACTGGTGCTGATCAGCGGCGGCGTGGGCATCACCCCGACCCTGCCGATGCTGCAAGCAGCACTGCAGGGTGACCGCGAAATCACCTTCATCCACTGCGCGCGCGAACGCGGCGTGCACGCGTTCCGTGAACAGATCGATACGCTCGCAAAGCAGCATCCACAGCTCACGCGTCACTATTGTTACGACCACGCCACAGCAGATGACGATGTGAGTGCGCAGGGTCTGCTGACAGCGCGGCAGCTCGGCGACTGGCTGCCGGCATCGCGCAATGCCGACGTGTACTTTCTCGGCCCACGCGGATTCATGCGCTCAGTGAAGCAATCGCTTGCGCAGCTGGGCGTGCCACAGGAGCAAGTGCACT includes:
- the hmpA gene encoding NO-inducible flavohemoprotein → MLTEQQKNIVRSTVPLLETGGEALTTHFYQIMLAEHAEVRPLFNSAHQQSGAQPRALAHSVLMYAKHIDRLEALGNLPAQIINKHVALQVQPEHYPIVGSCLLRAIREVLGADIATDEVLTAWGAAYQQLADILIGAEAQAYDRNAGVDGGWRGARAFIVRKKVQESSEITSLHLVPADGGNVMAHEPGQYIGLRLVIDGAEQRRNYSLSAPSNGESLRISVKRESGGKASNHLHDTVKEGDTLQVFPPAGNFTLKETDRPLVLISGGVGITPTLPMLQAALQGDREITFIHCARERGVHAFREQIDTLAKQHPQLTRHYCYDHATADDDVSAQGLLTARQLGDWLPASRNADVYFLGPRGFMRSVKQSLAQLGVPQEQVHYEFFGPAEALD